From Salvia splendens isolate huo1 chromosome 16, SspV2, whole genome shotgun sequence, a single genomic window includes:
- the LOC121770961 gene encoding berberine bridge enzyme-like 18, whose translation MDCTTTLVILILTNLVFLFGASSSNNHGYHGFLECIIHEFQLSNSATDIIYTPQNATYSYLLLAQNLRTGFTSPEKPDLIVTPFHASEIQAAVRCSRILGLQIRVKSGGHDYEGLSYASESAPFVIVDMRNFRSVTVNVKAKTARVEVGATLGQLYHTISLKSRTLALPAGACPTVGVGGHFTGGGYGMISRKHGLALDHIVDAKVINADGEILDRKSMGEDLFWAIRGGGGTSFGIVLEFTVTLVSIPETVTVFNVTRTLEENATELVHKWQYIANKVDENLLIRLFIAPAHSPETGNRTIMALFVTLYLGGTRGLLAIMEEQFPELGLSKSDCIEMSWVESALFFARIENRTVDVLLDRTPEGGFGSAYFKGKSDYVSSPIPVSGLREIWNFLLEEEGHSLQFSPYGGVMNSLSDEETPFPHRKGNIFMIHYGAIWRNESESQAHLDGIRRLYGFMARYVTRNPRAAYFNYKDLDFGRNNEVGNTSYDQASVWGLKYFKNNFKRLVRVKTKFDPTNFFRNEQSIPPLVSYNEDGLHKPY comes from the coding sequence ATGGATTGTACTACTACACTCGTCATCTTGATTTTAACAAACCTCGTCTTCCTCTTCGGAGCTTCTTCATCCAACAATCATGGCTACCACGGTTTTCTCGAATGCATAATCCATGAATTCCAACTCTCTAATTCAGCAACTGATATAATCTACACTCCTCAAAATGCAACATACTCATATCTTTTACTAGCACAAAATCTCCGGACAGGTTTCACCTCCCCGGAGAAACCCGACCTCATCGTCACGCCATTCCACGCGTCAGAAATCCAGGCCGCAGTCCGCTGTTCCCGCAttctcggcctccagatcagaGTCAAGAGCGGCGGCCACGACTATGAAGGCCTTTCCTACGCCTCTGAGTCGGCGCCTTTCGTAATCGTCGACATGAGAAACTTCCGTTCAGTAACGGTCAACGTGAAGGCGAAAACCGCGCGCGTGGAGGTCGGCGCCACGCTCGGCCAACTCTACCACACAATCTCCCTCAAAAGCAGGACTCTTGCTCTCCCCGCCGGCGCTTGCCCCACCGTCGGCGTCGGCGGCCACTTCACCGGCGGAGGCTACGGCATGATATCGCGCAAGCACGGCCTCGCCCTCGACCACATCGTCGACGCTAAGGTCATCAACGCCGACGGAGAAATCCTGGACCGGAAAAGCATGGGAGAGGATCTGTTCTGGGCAATCAGAGGCGGCGGAGGCACCAGCTTCGGGATTGTTCTAGAATTCACGGTGACGCTGGTCTCCATCCCAGAAACCGTAACTGTCTTTAACGTTACACGAACGTTGGAGGAAAACGCGACGGAGCTAGTCCATAAATGGCAATACATCGCCAACAAGGTCGACGAGAATCTTCTCATCAGACTTTTTATTGCTCCGGCCCACAGCCCGGAGACCGGAAACCGTACGATCATGGCATTGTTCGTCACGCTTTACCTAGGTGGGACCCGCGGTCTTCTGGCTATAATGGAAGAACAGTTTCCGGAACTGGGATTGAGTAAATCAGACTGCATCGAGATGAGCTGGGTTGAATCAGCTCTTTTCTTCGCGAGAATTGAGAATCGGACGGTGGACGTTTTACTGGACCGGACGCCGGAGGGCGGCTTCGGCTCCGCCTACTTCAAAGGAAAATCCGACTACGTGAGCTCTCCGATCCCGGTGAGCGGTCTGAGAGAGATATGGAACTTCCTTCTAGAAGAAGAAGGGCATAGCTTGCAGTTCAGTCCGTACGGTGGAGTCATGAACTCCTTATCTGATGAGGAAACGCCGTTTCCTCATCGGAAGGGGAATATATTCATGATCCATTACGGCGCGATTTGGAGGAATGAATCAGAATCACAAGCGCATCTTGATGGGATCAGACGGCTTTACGGCTTCATGGCGCGCTACGTCACCCGGAATCCTAGGGCGGCTTACTTCAACTACAAAGATCTTGATTTCGGAAGGAACAACGAAGTTGGGAATACAAGTTACGATCAAGCTAGTGTTTGGGGGCTTAAATATTTTAAGAATAATTTTAAAAGACTGGTTCGTGTTAAGACTAAATTTGACCCCACAAATTTCTTCAGAAATGAACAAAGTATTCCGCCATTGGTATCGTATAATGAGGATGGACTTCATAAACCATACTAG